One genomic window of Buchnera aphidicola (Greenidea ficicola) includes the following:
- the nuoH gene encoding NADH-quinone oxidoreductase subunit NuoH, whose product MFFFFRSFLIVLIFVFFGALLTIIERRLLGFFQNRYGPNRVGWQGSLQLFADMIKIFFKEDWTPSFSSSLIFNLSPVIAFFALSFVVCCIPFSPYFNIIDLKLGVLFFLMMAGISTYSILFSGWSSNNKYSLLGSIRSCAQILSYEIFLGISIMGVVAQADSYNLLDIINSQKYLWNIFPQFFGFINFLISGLAICHRHPFDQPESEQELSDGYHIEYSGIKFGLFFIGEYISMIIISILISILFFGGWNGPFISSFFCFLIKILFFLFLFILIRASLPRPRYDKVLLFSWKFLLPLSLLNLFFTSLFIFYKY is encoded by the coding sequence ATGTTTTTTTTTTTTCGTTCTTTTTTAATAGTTTTAATATTTGTTTTTTTTGGAGCTTTGCTTACCATTATTGAAAGACGTTTATTAGGTTTTTTTCAAAATCGTTATGGTCCAAATCGTGTAGGTTGGCAAGGATCTTTGCAATTATTTGCGGATATGATAAAAATTTTTTTTAAAGAAGATTGGACTCCTAGTTTTTCTAGTTCTTTAATTTTTAATTTATCTCCTGTAATAGCTTTTTTTGCTTTATCTTTTGTTGTTTGTTGTATACCTTTTTCTCCTTATTTTAATATTATTGATTTAAAATTAGGAGTTTTGTTTTTTTTAATGATGGCAGGAATATCTACATATTCTATATTATTTTCTGGATGGTCTAGTAATAATAAATATTCTTTATTAGGATCTATTAGATCTTGCGCGCAAATTTTAAGTTATGAAATTTTTTTAGGTATATCAATTATGGGGGTTGTTGCTCAAGCAGATTCTTATAATCTTTTAGATATTATTAATTCACAAAAATATTTATGGAATATATTTCCACAATTTTTTGGTTTTATAAATTTTTTAATTTCTGGTTTAGCTATTTGCCATAGACATCCATTTGATCAACCTGAATCAGAACAAGAATTATCGGATGGTTATCATATTGAATATTCAGGAATAAAATTTGGTTTATTTTTTATTGGTGAATATATTTCTATGATTATTATTTCTATTTTAATTTCGATATTATTTTTTGGGGGATGGAATGGTCCTTTTATTTCTAGTTTTTTTTGTTTTTTAATAAAGATATTGTTTTTTCTTTTTTTATTTATATTAATTAGAGCTTCTTTGCCTAGACCAAGATATGATAAAGTTTTATTGTTTAGTTGGAAATTTCTTTTACCTTTGTCATTATTAAATTTATTTTTTACTTCTTTATTTATATTTTATAAGTATTAA
- the nuoI gene encoding NADH-quinone oxidoreductase subunit NuoI: protein MNFKDIFFGFFTQLKSIWMVFLKLFDKIETKKYPEEPIVLSPRYRGRIILTREPNGEERCVACNLCAVVCPVGCITLQKGEKKNKRWYPIFFRINFSRCIFCGLCEEACPTLAIQLIPDVELAEYKRKDLIYEKKDLLISGVGKYPDYNFYKISGKKNIFVNKSNKNYSKYIDVKDLL from the coding sequence ATGAATTTTAAAGATATATTTTTTGGATTTTTTACACAATTAAAAAGTATTTGGATGGTTTTTTTAAAATTATTTGATAAAATTGAAACTAAAAAATATCCTGAAGAACCAATTGTTTTATCACCTCGTTATAGAGGTAGGATTATATTAACTAGAGAACCTAATGGAGAAGAAAGGTGTGTTGCTTGTAATTTATGTGCTGTAGTTTGTCCTGTAGGTTGTATTACTTTACAAAAAGGAGAAAAAAAAAATAAAAGATGGTACCCAATTTTTTTTCGTATTAATTTTTCTAGGTGTATTTTTTGTGGTTTGTGCGAAGAAGCTTGTCCTACTTTGGCGATACAATTAATACCAGATGTAGAGTTAGCTGAATATAAAAGAAAAGATTTAATATATGAAAAAAAAGATTTATTAATTTCTGGAGTTGGAAAATATCCAGATTATAATTTTTATAAAATTTCTGGTAAAAAAAATATTTTTGTAAATAAAAGTAATAAAAATTATTCTAAATATATTGATGTTAAAGATTTATTATAA
- a CDS encoding NADH-quinone oxidoreductase subunit J produces MEFMFYFLSFVSIFSTLLSILNINPIYSLLYLIVSFLSLSGIFFILGAFYAAAIEIILYAGAIMVLFVFVIMFLNLGNKTFIKEKKWFSFYNLIITFFFLCMMFIIFYFFNKNINNKNIFHLVIDGRDIGFVFFGEYSLLIEIISMILLTSLIIVFHISNNIY; encoded by the coding sequence ATGGAGTTTATGTTTTATTTTTTATCTTTTGTTTCTATTTTTTCTACATTATTATCTATATTAAATATTAATCCTATATATTCATTATTATATTTAATTGTTTCTTTTTTGTCATTATCAGGTATTTTTTTTATTTTAGGAGCGTTTTATGCAGCAGCAATAGAAATTATTTTATATGCTGGAGCTATTATGGTTTTATTTGTTTTTGTTATTATGTTTTTAAATTTAGGAAATAAAACATTTATTAAAGAAAAAAAATGGTTTTCATTTTATAATTTAATTATTACTTTTTTTTTTTTATGCATGATGTTTATTATTTTTTATTTTTTTAATAAAAATATTAATAATAAAAATATTTTTCATTTAGTTATTGATGGTAGAGATATAGGTTTTGTTTTTTTTGGTGAATATTCATTGTTAATAGAAATAATTTCTATGATTTTATTAACTTCTTTAATTATTGTTTTTCATATTAGTAATAATATTTATTAA
- the nuoK gene encoding NADH-quinone oxidoreductase subunit NuoK, protein MVPLNHGFFLVFVLFSLGISSLLIRGNLLFILISLEIMMNAVGLSFVLIGCYWAQIDGQIMYILIITTSAAEVSVGLIFLMKLYKKYNTLNVDVLSEMRE, encoded by the coding sequence ATGGTACCTTTAAATCATGGATTTTTTTTAGTTTTTGTTTTGTTTTCTTTAGGAATTTCTTCATTATTAATTCGAGGGAATTTATTATTTATATTAATTAGTTTAGAGATTATGATGAATGCTGTTGGTTTATCTTTTGTTTTGATAGGTTGTTATTGGGCTCAAATTGATGGTCAAATTATGTATATTTTAATAATTACTACTTCTGCAGCGGAAGTAAGTGTTGGTTTAATTTTTTTAATGAAATTATATAAAAAATATAATACATTAAATGTTGATGTTTTAAGTGAGATGCGTGAATGA
- a CDS encoding NADH-quinone oxidoreductase subunit L, whose protein sequence is MNYIHLLILLPFTNFFILSFFGNFISKKKSKCIGFFFSFLIFFLLFCINLQFYYFNNRVFFIKNFFNWVSINRLNIDCSFLIDELSIVMLNIILFIGFLIYFFSLWYMNKEKLKNYYKFFSYINLFIFSMLLLVLSDNLIFLYFGWEMVGVCSYLLIGFYYKNKKNSFFSNKAFFITRIGDIFLLMAIVMLYNFFNTFNFLNINNLINSITIFNEKYFFFITLFLFFSAISKSAQFPLQIWLSGAMVGPTPVSALIHSATMITAGVYLIARMYNVFLLNPLILYFISILGTVTLFIGCIFALNQNNLKKILAYSTISQIGYMFLSLGVQSWDGAIFHLVSHGFFKALLFLSSSILILYSNNIKNIFKIKKSFEIFSFLYFCFIFGCFSLISFPFITSGFYSKGNILFNVLQNGNIYLFIIGLFCTFLTSIYTFKMFFIIFFKNEVIKIKNNLNILISLFILMFFSTFFGFFIIPNFYFIFPLKIFSEDYKFLLEFFSGFFSIFGILFSYYFWVLNKNFMKLLFNNKYLNKFFELFFIFFSFDWLYEKIFVNFYIKLSKFLYFDLFYEIKKYFIFIIKFIGKKILFLINGYLRWYITLMIFGFLLIFSILEKL, encoded by the coding sequence ATGAATTATATTCATTTATTAATTTTATTACCGTTTACTAATTTTTTTATTTTATCTTTTTTTGGTAATTTTATTTCTAAAAAAAAATCAAAATGTATTGGATTTTTTTTTTCTTTTTTAATTTTTTTTTTGTTATTTTGTATAAATTTACAATTTTATTATTTTAATAATCGTGTTTTTTTCATTAAAAATTTTTTTAATTGGGTATCTATTAATAGACTTAATATTGATTGTTCTTTTTTGATAGATGAATTATCAATAGTTATGTTAAATATAATTTTATTTATTGGTTTTTTAATATATTTTTTTTCTCTTTGGTATATGAATAAAGAAAAATTAAAAAATTATTATAAGTTTTTTTCTTATATAAATTTATTTATTTTTAGCATGTTATTATTAGTTCTTTCTGATAATTTAATATTTTTATATTTTGGTTGGGAAATGGTTGGGGTTTGTTCTTATTTATTAATTGGATTTTATTATAAAAATAAAAAAAATAGTTTTTTTTCTAATAAAGCTTTTTTTATTACTAGAATTGGTGATATTTTTTTATTAATGGCAATTGTTATGTTATATAATTTTTTTAATACTTTTAATTTTTTAAATATAAATAATTTAATTAATAGTATAACGATTTTTAATGAAAAATATTTTTTTTTTATTACTTTGTTTTTATTTTTTTCAGCTATTAGTAAATCAGCTCAATTTCCTTTACAAATTTGGTTATCTGGAGCTATGGTAGGACCAACTCCTGTTTCAGCTTTGATTCATTCTGCTACTATGATTACTGCTGGTGTTTATTTAATTGCTAGAATGTATAATGTTTTTTTATTAAATCCTTTAATTTTATATTTTATTAGTATTTTAGGGACAGTTACTTTATTTATTGGATGTATTTTTGCTTTGAATCAAAATAATTTAAAAAAGATATTAGCATATTCTACTATTAGTCAAATTGGATATATGTTTTTATCTTTAGGGGTTCAATCTTGGGATGGTGCAATTTTTCATTTGGTTTCACATGGTTTTTTTAAAGCTTTGTTATTTCTTTCTTCTTCAATATTAATTTTATATTCTAATAATATTAAAAATATTTTTAAAATAAAAAAATCTTTTGAAATTTTTTCTTTTTTGTATTTTTGTTTTATTTTTGGTTGTTTTTCTTTAATTTCTTTTCCTTTTATTACATCTGGATTTTATAGTAAAGGAAATATTTTATTTAATGTTTTACAAAATGGTAATATTTATTTATTTATTATTGGTTTATTTTGTACATTTTTAACTTCTATTTATACATTTAAAATGTTTTTTATTATATTTTTTAAAAATGAAGTAATAAAAATAAAAAATAATTTAAATATTTTAATATCTTTATTTATTTTAATGTTTTTTTCTACTTTTTTTGGTTTTTTTATTATTCCTAATTTTTATTTTATATTTCCTTTAAAAATTTTTTCTGAAGATTATAAATTTTTATTAGAATTTTTTTCTGGTTTTTTTTCTATTTTTGGTATTTTGTTTTCTTATTATTTTTGGGTATTAAATAAAAATTTTATGAAATTATTATTTAATAATAAATATTTAAATAAATTTTTTGAATTATTTTTTATTTTTTTTAGTTTTGATTGGTTATATGAAAAAATATTTGTAAATTTTTATATTAAACTTTCTAAGTTTTTATATTTTGATTTATTTTATGAAATTAAAAAATATTTTATTTTTATTATAAAATTTATCGGAAAAAAAATATTGTTTTTGATTAATGGTTATTTGCGTTGGTATATTACTTTAATGATATTTGGTTTTTTATTAATTTTTTCTATTTTAGAAAAATTATAA
- a CDS encoding complex I subunit 4 family protein, with product MFLVLLILIPYISSFLCFFSQYINTKLPKFIALITMFIVFLISIKIWLENYFFIVKNKYINSNWDIEFIHPFIKKIGIDWNFGVDGLSILMVLLTILLGIISILCSWKINYKYSGFFYFNFLFLIGSIIGTFISLDLFLFFCFWEITSFPIYFLLLIWGFNNNNKLLRVSNNFFIYSQISSFFLLLGILGIFYNYYFLTNIYTFNYNLLLNTPINFYLELFLMFLFFLSFSIKIPTIPFHNWVIDFHEYSPVSGFLDLSGILIKTSIYGLLRFNIPFFYYSSFLFSSFFCFLGLINIFYFSYIAFIQKDIKRLISYGSISNMGFILIAIYSFNILSSQGLIIQIFSHAFSTAALFILIGKIYFFLNTRKLKCIIGFSSLSIFFYYFFLFFSIANLGIPGTGNFTGEFLILLGSYFNHSIITIFSLIGLIFSMIYSLRMMRYIFFGNFKKKNIFLKIQYLDVFIMFILFFFIILLGIYPKRFFDTSYHSILNIYKNFKFLI from the coding sequence ATGTTTCTTGTTTTATTAATTTTGATTCCTTATATAAGTAGTTTTTTATGTTTTTTTTCTCAATATATAAATACTAAATTACCAAAATTTATTGCTTTAATAACTATGTTTATTGTTTTTTTGATATCAATAAAAATATGGTTAGAAAATTATTTTTTTATTGTAAAAAATAAATATATTAATTCTAATTGGGATATTGAATTTATTCATCCTTTTATTAAAAAAATAGGAATTGATTGGAATTTTGGTGTTGATGGTTTATCTATTTTAATGGTTTTATTAACTATTTTATTAGGAATTATTTCTATATTATGTTCTTGGAAAATAAATTATAAATATTCAGGATTTTTTTATTTTAATTTTTTATTTTTAATAGGTTCAATAATAGGGACATTTATTTCTTTAGATTTATTTTTATTTTTTTGTTTTTGGGAAATTACTTCTTTTCCAATATATTTTTTATTATTAATATGGGGTTTTAATAATAATAATAAATTATTAAGAGTATCAAATAATTTTTTTATTTATTCTCAAATTTCAAGTTTTTTTTTATTATTAGGAATTTTAGGTATTTTTTATAATTATTATTTTTTAACAAATATATATACTTTTAATTATAATTTATTATTAAATACTCCTATAAATTTTTATTTAGAATTATTTTTAATGTTTTTATTTTTTTTATCTTTTTCAATTAAAATTCCTACAATTCCTTTTCATAATTGGGTAATTGATTTTCATGAATATTCTCCAGTTTCTGGATTTTTAGATTTATCTGGCATTTTAATAAAAACTTCTATTTATGGTTTGTTACGTTTTAATATACCTTTTTTTTATTATTCTTCTTTTTTGTTTTCTTCTTTTTTTTGTTTTTTAGGTTTAATAAATATATTTTATTTTTCTTATATAGCTTTTATTCAAAAAGATATTAAACGTTTAATTTCTTATGGTTCAATTTCTAATATGGGTTTTATTTTAATTGCTATATATAGTTTTAATATATTATCTTCTCAAGGTTTAATAATACAAATTTTTTCTCATGCATTTTCTACTGCTGCTTTATTTATATTAATAGGAAAAATTTATTTTTTTTTAAATACTAGAAAATTAAAATGTATTATTGGATTTTCTTCATTGTCTATTTTTTTTTATTATTTTTTTTTATTTTTTTCTATTGCAAATTTAGGAATACCTGGAACTGGTAATTTTACTGGTGAGTTTTTAATTTTACTTGGAAGTTATTTTAATCATTCTATTATTACTATTTTTTCTCTTATAGGTTTAATTTTTTCAATGATTTATTCTTTACGAATGATGAGATATATTTTTTTTGGTAATTTTAAAAAAAAAAATATTTTTTTAAAAATACAATATTTAGATGTTTTTATTATGTTTATTTTATTTTTTTTTATTATTTTGTTAGGAATATATCCTAAGAGGTTTTTTGATACTTCTTATCATTCTATTTTAAATATTTATAAAAATTTTAAGTTTTTAATATAA
- a CDS encoding NADH-quinone oxidoreductase subunit N: MNLSIIFNKLIIFFPIIILLFSVFFIFLSIALYRNYFFVFIVTVFSFLFSLLFYFFILKFISLPFVFSRLIFIDYYSLYYSVIILFTSLFTCFFSYSWLNNFNINKEEFYLLLLLSTIGSLLVIISNNMMLFFVSIELLFFPLFGLICYLRCNNSLESSLKYIILSNISTIFLLFGISLIYYITGNFNIYIFKNIFDLISLQDKNILIFGLSMILISLFFKLSIFPFYFWIADIYQGSSFPILIYFSVVTKISIFSFLVKFFMNISIINIIPFFLIIKIISIFSIIFGNLMALIQKNIKRLLSFSSIANFGYLLLIFTNINNKFFLIKVSTLFLLNYFFVNVGIFGIFSILISLLKIKKNDDIFFYKGLFWRKPFLTILLTIMFLSSAGLPLTLGFVSKFYLLFFLFKKDSFLILFLVCFGIIISVYYYLKIILSLYSRNNDILYFKKYNNIDFLNIFILFIFSFLIILFGFYPNFVIKLMKCFIPFF, translated from the coding sequence ATGAATTTATCTATAATTTTTAATAAATTAATAATATTTTTTCCTATAATAATTTTATTATTTTCTGTTTTTTTTATTTTTTTATCTATTGCTTTATATCGTAATTATTTTTTTGTTTTTATAGTAACGGTTTTTAGTTTTTTGTTTTCTTTGTTATTTTATTTTTTTATTTTAAAATTTATTTCTTTACCTTTTGTATTTTCTAGATTAATTTTTATAGATTATTATTCTTTATATTATTCAGTAATTATATTATTTACAAGTTTATTTACTTGTTTTTTTTCTTATTCTTGGTTAAATAATTTTAATATTAATAAAGAAGAATTTTATTTGTTATTATTATTATCTACTATTGGATCTTTATTAGTAATTATATCTAATAATATGATGTTATTTTTTGTTTCTATTGAATTATTATTTTTTCCTTTGTTTGGATTAATTTGTTATTTAAGGTGTAATAATTCTTTAGAATCTTCATTAAAATATATAATATTATCAAATATTTCAACAATTTTTTTATTATTTGGAATTTCTTTAATATATTATATTACTGGTAATTTTAATATTTATATTTTTAAAAATATTTTTGATTTAATTTCTTTACAAGATAAAAATATATTAATATTTGGTTTATCTATGATATTGATTTCTTTGTTTTTTAAATTATCTATTTTTCCTTTTTATTTTTGGATAGCTGATATTTATCAAGGATCTTCTTTTCCAATATTAATATATTTTTCCGTTGTAACTAAAATATCTATTTTTAGTTTTTTAGTTAAATTTTTTATGAATATTTCTATAATAAATATTATACCTTTTTTTTTAATTATTAAAATAATTTCTATTTTTTCTATTATTTTTGGGAATTTGATGGCGTTAATTCAAAAAAATATAAAAAGATTATTAAGTTTTTCTTCAATAGCGAATTTTGGTTATTTATTACTTATTTTTACTAATATTAATAATAAATTTTTTTTAATAAAAGTTTCTACTTTATTTTTATTAAATTATTTTTTTGTTAATGTAGGTATTTTTGGTATTTTTAGTATTTTAATAAGTTTGTTAAAAATAAAAAAAAATGATGATATTTTTTTTTATAAAGGTTTATTTTGGAGAAAACCATTTTTAACAATACTTTTAACTATTATGTTTTTATCTTCTGCTGGTTTACCTTTAACTTTAGGTTTTGTTAGTAAGTTTTATTTATTGTTTTTTTTATTTAAAAAGGATTCTTTTTTAATTTTATTTTTAGTTTGTTTTGGGATTATTATAAGTGTTTATTATTATTTAAAAATTATACTTTCTTTATATAGTAGAAATAATGATATTTTATATTTTAAAAAATATAATAATATTGATTTTTTAAATATTTTTATTTTATTTATCTTTTCTTTTTTAATAATTTTATTTGGGTTTTATCCTAATTTTGTAATTAAATTAATGAAATGTTTTATTCCTTTTTTTTAA
- a CDS encoding bifunctional folylpolyglutamate synthase/dihydrofolate synthase, whose translation MGTFLNIINKNKSLLEWLEYIEKKCCREKTFNLNNVYNIAKQLNILNINSYIFTITGTNGKGSTGYILENLLFNSGYSVGFYTSPHIINYNERVRINRNILKDCFHIKAFKVIESVRKDVVLTYFEFITLSSLLLFKKKKLDVLILEVGIGGRLDATNIIDADISIITNIKLDHMKILGNSIENIAYEKAGILKKNKICFIGENYFPKIIFILLKLKNIFFKKKYYDWYWKENKNKFTIFTSKRIIKDFILPKNILIENVSIAIAALDCSPFFIKKKNIYNILNFKGLPCRFNIISKHPKIILDVAHNPDSSLYLSKFILKIKKKKNIYVIFGILKDKDFFLTIKPMLSIVKIWHFVILKHPRSFKYNIKKKNFPKKCFFYNSVIEAWNVVKKKIGLNDILLIYGSFYLISEFFFIFKNINIFKNKKINF comes from the coding sequence ATGGGAACTTTTTTAAATATTATTAATAAAAATAAATCTTTATTAGAATGGCTTGAATATATTGAAAAAAAATGTTGTCGAGAGAAAACTTTCAATTTAAATAATGTTTATAATATTGCAAAACAATTAAATATTTTAAATATAAATTCTTATATTTTTACTATTACTGGGACTAATGGAAAAGGATCTACTGGTTATATTTTAGAAAATTTATTATTTAATTCTGGTTATAGTGTTGGTTTTTATACATCTCCTCATATTATTAATTATAATGAACGTGTTAGAATTAATAGGAATATTTTAAAAGATTGTTTTCATATAAAAGCATTTAAAGTTATTGAATCAGTAAGAAAGGATGTTGTTTTGACTTATTTTGAGTTTATAACTCTTTCTTCTTTATTATTATTTAAAAAAAAAAAATTAGATGTTCTTATATTAGAAGTTGGTATTGGTGGAAGATTAGATGCTACTAATATTATTGATGCTGATATTAGTATCATTACTAATATAAAATTAGATCATATGAAAATTTTAGGAAATAGTATTGAAAATATTGCATATGAAAAAGCAGGGATTTTAAAAAAAAATAAAATTTGTTTTATTGGTGAAAATTATTTTCCTAAAATAATTTTTATTTTATTGAAATTAAAAAATATTTTTTTTAAAAAAAAATATTATGATTGGTATTGGAAAGAAAATAAAAATAAATTTACAATTTTTACTTCAAAAAGAATTATTAAAGATTTTATTTTACCGAAAAATATTTTAATAGAAAATGTTTCTATTGCTATAGCTGCTTTAGATTGTTCTCCTTTTTTTATAAAAAAAAAAAATATATATAATATTTTAAATTTTAAGGGTTTACCTTGTAGATTTAATATTATTTCTAAACATCCTAAAATTATTTTAGATGTTGCTCATAATCCTGATTCTTCTTTATATTTATCGAAATTTATTTTAAAAATAAAAAAAAAAAAAAATATATATGTTATTTTTGGGATTTTAAAAGATAAAGATTTTTTTCTTACTATTAAACCTATGTTAAGTATAGTAAAAATTTGGCATTTTGTTATTTTAAAACATCCTAGATCTTTTAAATATAATATTAAAAAAAAAAATTTTCCAAAAAAATGTTTTTTTTATAATAGTGTTATAGAAGCTTGGAATGTTGTAAAAAAAAAAATTGGTTTAAATGATATATTATTAATTTATGGATCATTTTATCTTATTTCAGAATTTTTTTTTATTTTTAAGAATATAAATATTTTTAAAAATAAAAAAATTAATTTTTAA
- a CDS encoding ribose-phosphate pyrophosphokinase yields the protein MSDMKIFSGNSIPKLAKAIAKKLYTTIGKAEIGRFSDGEISVKINENVRGGDIFIIQSTCAPTNDNLMELIVMIDAIRRASAGRITAVIPYFGYARQDRRVRSSRVPITAKVIADFLSNVGVDRILTVDLHAEQIQGFFDIPVDNVFGSIVLLEDMLKINLINPVIVSPDIGGVIRTRAIAKLLNDTDMAIIDKRRSYANSSQVMHIIGDVKNKDCILVDDIIDTGGTICNAAKALKKNGAKKVFAYATHAIFSGKARKNFKNSNIDEIIVCDTIPLPNKIKKLKKIRKLTLKNMLAEAIRRINNEESISAMFEH from the coding sequence ATGTCTGATATGAAAATATTTTCAGGAAATTCAATACCAAAATTAGCAAAAGCTATTGCAAAAAAATTATATACAACAATAGGTAAAGCTGAAATAGGTCGTTTTAGTGATGGTGAAATAAGTGTAAAAATAAACGAAAACGTAAGAGGTGGGGATATTTTTATTATTCAATCTACTTGCGCACCAACAAATGATAACTTAATGGAATTAATAGTTATGATAGATGCAATAAGAAGAGCTTCTGCTGGAAGAATAACAGCTGTAATACCTTATTTTGGATACGCAAGACAAGATCGAAGAGTTCGTTCGTCTAGAGTTCCTATTACCGCAAAAGTAATTGCTGATTTTTTATCTAATGTTGGGGTAGATAGAATACTAACAGTAGATTTACATGCAGAACAAATACAAGGATTTTTTGATATTCCAGTAGATAATGTTTTCGGGAGTATAGTATTATTAGAAGACATGTTAAAAATAAATTTAATTAACCCTGTTATTGTTTCTCCAGATATAGGAGGAGTAATAAGAACTAGAGCAATTGCTAAATTATTAAATGATACAGATATGGCAATTATTGACAAAAGAAGATCATATGCAAATTCTTCACAAGTAATGCACATTATTGGAGATGTTAAAAATAAAGATTGTATATTAGTTGATGACATTATTGATACTGGAGGTACAATTTGTAATGCTGCAAAAGCATTAAAAAAAAATGGAGCTAAAAAAGTTTTTGCTTATGCAACACATGCTATTTTTTCTGGAAAAGCTAGAAAAAATTTTAAAAATTCTAATATTGATGAAATTATTGTATGTGATACTATCCCATTACCGAATAAAATAAAAAAACTAAAAAAAATTAGAAAATTAACATTAAAAAACATGTTAGCAGAAGCAATAAGAAGAATAAATAATGAAGAATCAATTTCAGCAATGTTTGAACATTAA